One genomic segment of Vibrio fluvialis includes these proteins:
- a CDS encoding quinone oxidoreductase family protein, protein MKALVAKQFGAQPVLQIEERSTPQIKPGFSLVKMHAATVNPLSNQIRMGGVPAAKAPLVLSNDGSGVIVESEHFKAGTAVAIYGGGALGITEDGLQQQFVLVEDIWIVELPVGTDLDIAAALPINYVSAYQAISRVGQLKKGQTVLISGATGSLGHALIQLVNALGATPIGVVSTSGKIANALDSGAKHVIDLSAQDMVSTVLDLTQGKGVDLAFDTVAGEVLGQLMKCLKTRGAVVSIGFAGGFTSEIDIVDVVVYEKKLLGFDAHLETDEDVEHVFHVLKILLEQGKIKPRIDSVFSLEQHEQAYQHLISRQAQGTILLRLEQSGE, encoded by the coding sequence ATGAAAGCATTAGTCGCCAAGCAATTCGGTGCTCAGCCAGTTCTTCAAATTGAAGAGCGCTCAACTCCTCAAATTAAGCCGGGTTTTTCACTGGTGAAAATGCACGCTGCAACGGTAAATCCACTGTCGAACCAGATTCGAATGGGCGGCGTTCCTGCAGCAAAAGCCCCGTTAGTATTAAGCAATGATGGTTCTGGTGTCATTGTAGAAAGTGAGCACTTTAAAGCGGGTACTGCTGTGGCTATTTATGGTGGCGGTGCTTTGGGCATTACCGAAGATGGCTTGCAACAACAATTCGTATTGGTAGAAGACATATGGATTGTTGAACTTCCGGTCGGTACAGATCTGGATATCGCTGCGGCGTTGCCAATTAATTACGTATCTGCGTATCAGGCAATTAGTCGGGTGGGCCAACTTAAAAAGGGACAAACAGTACTGATTTCGGGTGCGACCGGTTCTCTTGGTCACGCTTTAATACAGCTGGTAAACGCATTAGGAGCAACACCGATTGGCGTTGTTTCAACCAGCGGGAAAATAGCCAATGCGTTGGATTCTGGTGCTAAACATGTGATTGACCTTTCTGCTCAGGATATGGTTTCAACGGTATTGGACCTTACTCAGGGTAAAGGTGTTGATTTAGCTTTTGATACCGTGGCGGGTGAAGTTTTAGGCCAGTTAATGAAATGTCTGAAAACCCGGGGGGCTGTCGTTTCTATTGGGTTTGCTGGTGGCTTTACTTCAGAAATCGATATTGTTGATGTTGTTGTTTACGAGAAAAAACTGCTTGGATTTGATGCACATTTAGAAACAGATGAAGACGTGGAACATGTATTCCATGTCCTAAAAATTCTTTTAGAGCAAGGCAAGATCAAACCTCGAATCGACAGTGTATTTTCACTGGAACAACACGAACAAGCCTATCAACATTTAATTTCGCGTCAGGCTCAGGGAACCATTTTGCTTCGGCTGGAGCAGTCAGGCGAATGA
- a CDS encoding helix-turn-helix domain-containing protein, producing MSRSYSTRDVRAQESFEYWQSLVGSTYSAVTKNTNLTEGDFQGELAVKSLGRSALITRIHSTPMEYHETEEASYTDDYFICLSLCPYAQLTQNNTTTEQSDGDIVVYDNNQPFSYRFPQGDNQIVISVPHSVFNARINSTEFPLNKTLKRDSPLGRFVGSMIEQAWESEEQEDIVGDKMLFAILSMLGSAFEVASPEGDRAIQRDKKDNLTLVQQFIIDNIGDSSLSVESISQQFHMSSRTLSRLFSKEKTSVMRWVWQQRIKASYKWVMTKPDVPISDIAHHHGFSNISHFSKMFKETYGVTPSQLRQG from the coding sequence GTGAGTAGAAGCTATTCCACACGAGACGTTAGAGCACAAGAGAGTTTTGAATACTGGCAAAGTCTGGTTGGCTCTACGTATTCCGCGGTGACCAAAAATACTAACCTGACTGAAGGTGATTTTCAGGGGGAGTTAGCGGTTAAATCTCTGGGGAGAAGTGCCTTAATCACCCGTATACATTCCACACCGATGGAGTACCACGAAACGGAAGAAGCAAGTTATACGGATGATTATTTTATCTGCCTGTCGTTATGCCCCTATGCTCAGCTAACTCAAAATAATACGACAACAGAACAGTCAGATGGCGATATTGTTGTTTACGACAACAACCAGCCATTCTCATATCGTTTCCCTCAAGGGGATAACCAAATAGTTATCTCAGTACCTCATTCAGTATTTAACGCAAGGATAAACAGCACTGAGTTCCCATTAAATAAGACACTTAAACGTGACTCACCATTAGGGCGCTTCGTTGGTTCAATGATCGAGCAAGCATGGGAAAGTGAAGAGCAGGAAGATATTGTTGGCGATAAGATGCTCTTTGCCATTTTATCTATGCTGGGCAGTGCATTTGAGGTTGCTTCACCTGAAGGTGATCGAGCGATTCAGCGTGATAAGAAAGATAACCTGACATTGGTTCAGCAATTCATTATTGACAATATTGGTGACTCGTCTTTGTCTGTTGAATCCATTTCTCAGCAATTTCATATGTCTTCAAGAACATTGAGCCGATTGTTCAGTAAGGAAAAGACTTCGGTCATGCGATGGGTATGGCAGCAAAGGATTAAAGCAAGCTATAAGTGGGTAATGACCAAGCCAGATGTACCTATCAGTGATATTGCACACCACCACGGTTTCTCTAATATTTCTCACTTTAGCAAGATGTTTAAAGAAACATACGGCGTTACGCCTTCACAACTTCGTCAGGGTTAA
- a CDS encoding PLP-dependent aminotransferase family protein codes for MYKSIIAKRYAAKGIEISPDEIVITAGALEALNLSLQACTRPGDWVVVESPTFYGALQSLERLGLKALSIRTDPFTGIDLDSLESALQTHDVKACWLMSNHQNPLGYTLSNEKKRRVAELMQKYHVALIEDDVYSERYESDEAVSAMRTYDDSGNVMLCSSFSKSLIAGLRIGWVAAGKRAIEIQKLQLMSTMATSAPIQMTLVQYLTSRNYELHLKQLRKKLAERKKRMVEVLQSQLPDKVKIISQRGGYFIWLELPKHIDAIQIYHRVLLQNVSIAPGKMFSLTEQYNHYIRLNASFELDNVHIRALDLLSGCITALIEGERVSE; via the coding sequence TTGTACAAGTCGATCATTGCTAAACGATATGCGGCAAAGGGGATTGAAATTTCGCCGGATGAAATAGTCATTACTGCTGGTGCACTGGAAGCGTTAAATTTGAGTCTACAAGCCTGCACTCGTCCCGGTGACTGGGTTGTTGTGGAGTCGCCTACATTTTATGGTGCTTTGCAGTCACTGGAACGTTTAGGGCTGAAAGCCCTGTCTATTCGAACGGATCCCTTTACTGGGATTGATTTGGACTCACTTGAGAGCGCGTTGCAAACCCACGATGTGAAGGCGTGTTGGTTGATGTCTAATCATCAGAATCCGCTTGGCTATACGTTATCAAATGAAAAGAAGAGGCGTGTGGCTGAATTGATGCAAAAGTATCACGTCGCACTGATTGAAGATGATGTTTACAGTGAACGGTATGAGAGCGATGAAGCAGTAAGCGCAATGCGGACGTACGATGATTCAGGTAATGTCATGCTGTGTTCTTCGTTTTCAAAATCTTTAATCGCAGGGTTACGTATTGGCTGGGTTGCGGCAGGCAAACGCGCGATTGAAATACAGAAGCTGCAATTAATGAGTACAATGGCCACCAGCGCGCCAATTCAAATGACGCTGGTTCAATATTTGACCAGCCGTAATTATGAATTACATCTGAAACAGTTACGTAAGAAACTTGCCGAGCGTAAAAAGAGAATGGTTGAAGTGCTGCAATCTCAGCTGCCAGATAAGGTTAAGATTATCAGCCAGCGTGGTGGATATTTTATTTGGCTAGAACTGCCTAAACATATTGATGCGATTCAAATCTACCATCGGGTGTTGCTACAAAATGTCAGTATTGCTCCTGGCAAGATGTTTAGTTTGACGGAGCAGTATAATCACTACATTCGGCTAAATGCATCTTTTGAGCTCGATAATGTTCATATACGAGCACTCGACCTTTTATCAGGTTGTATTACTGCGTTAATCGAAGGGGAGAGAGTTAGTGAGTAG
- a CDS encoding cellulase family glycosylhydrolase codes for MKYFNFCIVTLLFLFSNTVFAGLYVSGSVLYEYNGIPFKIRGINHAHAWYADKLETALQGISSTGANTVRIVLSNGHRWNKTSAEEVGNIIQLAKSYNLIAVLEVHDTTGYGEESSAADLNSAADYWIEIKEKLIGEENYVIINLGNEPFGNGIISSDWVKAHKDAINRLRREGMNHVIMVDAPNWGQDWQNIMLDNATSILDSDPLHNIIFSVHMYEVYGDYSTVNNYISSFVNKGLSLVVGEFAATHKGSNVDESAIMERTETLSLGYIGWSWSGNDDSTADLDIVNNWNNDSYTKWGNTLINGENGIKSTSQIATVFTCKDDCSGESTQYPICSSSSLDPDGDGWGWENEQSCIVQDSNDTAPNGYAYCSSESSDPDGDGWGWENNESCVVKGSNADY; via the coding sequence ATGAAATATTTTAATTTTTGCATAGTAACGCTTTTATTTTTATTTTCTAATACGGTTTTTGCTGGGCTTTATGTTTCTGGCAGTGTGCTTTATGAATACAATGGAATCCCATTTAAGATCCGAGGCATTAATCACGCTCATGCTTGGTATGCAGATAAGCTAGAAACTGCATTGCAGGGAATATCATCAACAGGAGCTAATACGGTGAGGATCGTATTGAGCAACGGACATCGATGGAATAAGACTAGTGCCGAAGAGGTTGGCAATATTATCCAACTAGCTAAATCATACAACTTGATTGCAGTCTTAGAGGTGCATGATACGACAGGTTACGGTGAAGAAAGCAGCGCAGCTGATTTGAATTCTGCGGCGGATTATTGGATCGAAATTAAAGAAAAACTAATTGGTGAAGAAAACTACGTTATTATTAACTTAGGCAATGAACCGTTCGGTAATGGAATCATTAGTAGTGATTGGGTAAAGGCACATAAAGATGCAATTAACCGGTTAAGACGTGAAGGTATGAATCATGTCATCATGGTCGATGCACCGAATTGGGGACAAGATTGGCAAAATATAATGTTAGATAATGCCACCTCGATTTTAGATTCAGATCCTTTACATAATATAATTTTTAGTGTGCATATGTATGAAGTTTACGGCGATTATAGCACTGTAAATAATTATATCTCGTCTTTTGTCAATAAAGGTCTCTCTCTTGTTGTGGGTGAATTTGCGGCGACACATAAAGGGTCTAATGTAGATGAAAGCGCTATCATGGAACGAACAGAAACATTAAGTTTAGGATATATCGGTTGGTCGTGGTCAGGAAATGATGATTCGACAGCTGATTTGGATATTGTCAATAATTGGAATAATGATTCTTATACGAAGTGGGGTAATACATTAATCAATGGCGAAAATGGAATAAAATCGACTTCTCAGATCGCAACAGTTTTTACGTGTAAAGATGATTGTTCTGGCGAAAGTACTCAGTATCCCATTTGTAGTTCATCTTCCCTTGACCCTGATGGGGATGGTTGGGGGTGGGAAAATGAGCAAAGCTGTATCGTTCAAGACTCAAATGATACCGCTCCTAACGGTTATGCTTATTGTTCATCTGAATCATCAGATCCAGATGGTGACGGCTGGGGATGGGAAAATAACGAATCGTGTGTTGTGAAAGGTTCTAACGCAGACTATTAA
- a CDS encoding ABC transporter substrate-binding protein — protein MKSFVPTITKTLIAGAITLGTNGMAHAVVTDGINQALVKGSITFYTNRTDLVEAGVYKRYEKEFKDIYPNVTEVKVIGFADYQGGLRPRMNTGDYGDLVLILPSVPSEQYGNFYEPLNALYSPEQVYFYDAWENNGNAYGISMGNSVEGLVYNKEVLEKAGVEVPIKTLSDFFDAAQKIKANGQIPLYINFGAQWPLQQWDKFPLVVEGNDGVYERMLTQDKPFSGDTAYNKSLSVLKKLIDDGLTEKDLMTNSWEDSKNAIAKGDAGMYYLGNWVIPQVIERGAASNNIGFMPMPSNDKGELNAQMNHDWGYAVSKFSNNKETAKAYLKYLIEDSDFEKIAGFIPTLKSKKPSLEQLNEYMSYEPHVIQTPVNSSTFIEVTNRSKIDFYSGGYIQDVITSKNFNEALEKLDSRWERAKKRVMK, from the coding sequence ATGAAATCATTTGTACCCACAATTACAAAGACACTCATCGCCGGAGCAATCACGCTCGGAACTAATGGTATGGCACATGCTGTCGTGACCGATGGGATCAATCAAGCTCTAGTGAAAGGATCAATTACGTTCTATACGAACCGTACTGACCTTGTTGAGGCGGGAGTCTATAAGCGATATGAGAAAGAGTTTAAAGATATCTATCCCAACGTTACTGAAGTGAAAGTGATTGGTTTTGCTGACTATCAAGGCGGTTTACGTCCAAGGATGAATACCGGTGATTATGGTGACCTCGTTCTGATTCTTCCTTCTGTTCCTTCAGAACAATATGGAAATTTCTATGAACCCTTGAACGCCCTTTATTCACCGGAACAAGTTTATTTTTATGATGCTTGGGAGAACAATGGAAATGCGTATGGCATCTCAATGGGTAACTCGGTTGAAGGTCTAGTTTACAATAAAGAAGTTCTTGAGAAAGCTGGCGTTGAAGTGCCAATTAAGACGCTATCCGACTTTTTTGATGCGGCACAAAAGATCAAAGCAAATGGTCAGATCCCGCTCTATATCAATTTTGGTGCTCAATGGCCGCTCCAACAATGGGATAAATTCCCATTGGTTGTGGAAGGTAACGATGGTGTATATGAACGAATGCTTACTCAGGATAAGCCGTTTTCAGGTGACACTGCTTACAACAAATCATTGAGTGTACTTAAAAAGTTAATCGATGATGGGTTGACTGAAAAGGACTTGATGACGAATTCTTGGGAAGACTCCAAGAATGCTATCGCAAAAGGTGATGCGGGTATGTATTACCTAGGAAACTGGGTTATCCCTCAAGTGATTGAGCGTGGCGCTGCGTCGAACAACATCGGTTTCATGCCAATGCCTTCAAATGATAAAGGTGAGTTGAATGCGCAAATGAATCACGACTGGGGTTACGCTGTTAGTAAGTTTTCAAATAACAAAGAGACAGCTAAAGCTTATCTTAAATATCTGATTGAAGATTCAGATTTCGAGAAAATTGCAGGCTTTATTCCTACGTTAAAAAGCAAGAAACCATCTTTAGAACAGCTCAATGAATATATGAGTTATGAACCTCATGTAATTCAAACTCCTGTTAACTCATCGACATTTATTGAAGTAACTAATCGCTCGAAAATCGATTTCTATTCAGGCGGATATATTCAAGATGTGATTACATCTAAAAACTTTAATGAAGCTCTTGAAAAGTTGGACTCACGTTGGGAGCGCGCTAAAAAACGGGTAATGAAGTAG
- a CDS encoding cellulase family glycosylhydrolase, with protein MQNIRYALPLLTIIAGCSGGGVTSTHPFPTDSMNNFVVQQGQSFMVGGQPFRIVGTNNYYMHYASHDMIDSVLDDAKDMGLNTIRVWGFMEGVSHGHTMQPEPGIYTPPAGVKSALEKLDYTVSEAKKRGIRVVIVLTNNWGDFGGMQQYVDWFNGTHHDDFYKDINIKDAYKNYVKHLIEHKNRYTGIINKDEPTILTWELANEPRAQSDNTGELLLNWTKEMSDFVRELAPHQLIALGSEGFFNREGNTDWTYNGGEGVDWERIITLPNINYGTFHLYPEHWGKHNAEEWGTQWIKEHAKAAKKANKPAVLEEYGIGKNEPQNRDFIYHKWTNTAYQAGLAGSMFWILTGTDPDQPNNLYPDYDGFRILNDGGRTAQILTNHSKQMRGVEYSTKDTVYLTYPIDGMKISEPTFTARSYPMPKLGNEITKMQLRIPENDLTVDMVDTNGDGYFEANLVSADIGYGAKTFITVATFAEGERQTDKASVDINRPIKGYEVETKYDFSDRTTQGWQKDGTWQASWNTPAIEVSEKLGKPMLQLNVDWSGKHDWEELKIRNQAVSNFSQHTKMRYTLYVPVNNDDKGGLRPYAALGDGWVKLDADKHRVQVKDLDKVKMGGQYFYKQVVEINLGDLSKKLPDMFVCIVGDKFPLNGSIYIEDIEFLKPVY; from the coding sequence ATGCAGAACATCCGCTATGCTCTACCCCTATTGACGATCATTGCAGGTTGTAGTGGTGGTGGGGTCACATCAACACATCCCTTTCCTACCGACTCAATGAACAATTTTGTTGTCCAACAAGGCCAATCATTCATGGTTGGCGGGCAACCATTTCGTATCGTTGGCACGAACAATTACTACATGCATTATGCATCGCATGACATGATTGATTCCGTCTTAGACGATGCAAAAGACATGGGACTGAACACCATACGCGTTTGGGGATTTATGGAAGGAGTTAGCCATGGGCATACCATGCAACCCGAACCAGGAATATATACCCCACCGGCCGGCGTTAAAAGCGCTTTAGAGAAACTGGACTATACAGTTTCAGAGGCGAAGAAACGTGGTATTCGGGTGGTTATCGTACTGACGAACAACTGGGGCGATTTTGGTGGAATGCAACAATATGTCGACTGGTTTAACGGCACTCATCATGATGATTTTTACAAAGACATCAATATTAAAGACGCCTATAAAAACTACGTAAAACATCTCATAGAACATAAAAACCGCTATACAGGTATTATCAATAAAGACGAACCAACCATCTTAACTTGGGAGCTGGCAAACGAACCTAGAGCACAATCAGATAACACGGGTGAGTTGCTGCTTAATTGGACCAAAGAGATGAGTGACTTTGTTCGAGAGCTTGCACCGCATCAATTGATCGCTCTAGGGTCTGAAGGCTTTTTCAACCGCGAAGGCAATACAGACTGGACATATAATGGCGGTGAAGGTGTCGATTGGGAACGTATCATCACGCTGCCCAATATCAACTACGGTACATTCCATTTGTACCCTGAACACTGGGGAAAACATAACGCCGAAGAATGGGGAACCCAGTGGATCAAGGAGCATGCAAAAGCCGCGAAGAAAGCTAACAAACCGGCTGTACTTGAAGAGTATGGCATTGGCAAGAATGAGCCACAGAATCGAGACTTCATCTATCATAAATGGACAAATACAGCCTATCAAGCAGGCCTAGCTGGCAGTATGTTTTGGATTTTAACCGGTACAGACCCCGATCAACCCAATAACCTGTACCCTGATTATGATGGCTTTAGAATCTTAAATGATGGTGGTCGCACGGCACAGATCCTCACCAACCATTCGAAGCAAATGAGAGGAGTGGAATACTCAACAAAAGACACCGTGTATCTCACGTACCCAATTGACGGAATGAAGATATCTGAACCAACGTTTACTGCGCGCAGTTATCCAATGCCTAAGCTAGGCAATGAAATCACAAAAATGCAGCTAAGAATTCCGGAGAATGATTTAACTGTAGATATGGTTGATACCAATGGCGACGGATATTTTGAAGCAAATTTGGTTTCTGCCGATATTGGGTATGGAGCCAAAACATTTATCACCGTCGCAACATTTGCTGAAGGTGAGCGTCAAACCGATAAAGCAAGCGTTGACATTAATCGACCAATTAAGGGATATGAAGTCGAGACTAAATACGATTTTAGTGATCGCACAACTCAAGGATGGCAAAAAGACGGCACATGGCAAGCCAGTTGGAATACTCCCGCGATTGAAGTATCTGAAAAATTGGGCAAGCCAATGCTACAACTCAATGTAGATTGGTCTGGTAAACATGACTGGGAAGAGCTCAAGATTCGAAACCAAGCAGTTTCTAATTTTTCACAACATACCAAGATGCGCTACACACTCTACGTTCCCGTCAACAACGACGATAAAGGTGGCCTGAGACCTTATGCTGCTCTCGGTGATGGTTGGGTTAAGCTCGATGCTGACAAACATCGAGTTCAAGTTAAAGACCTAGATAAAGTGAAAATGGGTGGTCAATATTTTTATAAACAAGTCGTAGAAATCAACTTAGGGGACCTATCCAAGAAATTACCTGACATGTTTGTTTGTATTGTCGGTGATAAATTCCCACTGAACGGTTCAATCTACATTGAAGACATCGAGTTTCTTAAACCTGTCTACTAA
- the manA gene encoding mannose-6-phosphate isomerase, class I, giving the protein MIEIKGVIKNYEWGGHHYISMMTDSDLSDMPMAELWLGDHKSGSSMLVDGSSLSKWIEASPEYRLGKKLVQRFGTQLPYLFKILDVKEPLSIQVHPTLEQAKQGFLREHSLGIPVQLRSYMDENHKPELMLALSDFYLLHGFRNVTEALNELSLFKSFDPLVRLYSDLGIQGFVSSIFALPADRIRSLLLPVIEQYRNAYHQNEISKSEPLFWFMRSVEIIQKKARPLDPGLIMIFIMNLMYVPKGGVVFQDAGVPHAYLEGQNLELMANSDNVVRCGLTPKHIDIQELLAITKFSPIVPKTLAGKPSLDGGLDYIVESDDFQLREYRLDKGQSLTTPDELGACIWFVLSGEIRLGNHHHYSRSGSAFYQRPEEVNVIHATSDALIYRASVSARVFS; this is encoded by the coding sequence ATGATCGAAATTAAAGGTGTGATTAAGAACTACGAATGGGGTGGTCATCATTACATTTCCATGATGACAGATTCAGATTTATCAGATATGCCTATGGCAGAGTTGTGGCTTGGCGATCATAAGTCCGGCTCTTCTATGCTTGTTGACGGATCATCGCTTTCAAAATGGATAGAAGCTTCCCCTGAATATCGTCTAGGTAAAAAGTTGGTTCAACGTTTTGGTACTCAACTGCCATATTTGTTTAAAATCCTTGATGTTAAGGAGCCTTTATCTATTCAAGTTCATCCCACACTCGAGCAGGCTAAACAAGGATTTCTTCGAGAGCACTCTCTTGGAATTCCGGTTCAATTGAGAAGTTATATGGATGAGAACCATAAGCCGGAGCTGATGCTCGCACTTTCCGATTTCTATCTGCTACATGGATTTCGTAACGTTACGGAAGCTTTGAATGAACTTAGTTTGTTTAAGTCTTTCGACCCGTTAGTTCGCTTGTATTCAGATCTAGGGATTCAAGGGTTTGTATCGTCAATTTTCGCGTTGCCAGCGGATAGGATTCGGTCTTTGCTTCTTCCTGTGATTGAGCAGTATCGCAACGCTTATCATCAAAATGAAATTTCTAAATCCGAGCCACTTTTTTGGTTTATGAGATCGGTAGAAATTATTCAGAAAAAAGCTAGACCGCTTGACCCTGGTTTGATCATGATTTTTATTATGAACCTGATGTATGTTCCAAAAGGTGGCGTTGTTTTTCAGGATGCTGGGGTGCCGCATGCTTATCTTGAAGGTCAGAATCTTGAGTTAATGGCGAATTCAGACAACGTAGTGCGCTGTGGGCTTACGCCTAAGCATATTGATATCCAAGAACTGCTGGCTATCACTAAATTTTCTCCAATTGTGCCGAAGACTTTAGCCGGTAAACCGAGTTTGGATGGAGGATTAGATTACATTGTAGAATCAGATGATTTCCAACTAAGAGAATATCGACTAGATAAGGGGCAATCGCTTACTACTCCGGATGAGCTGGGAGCTTGTATTTGGTTTGTTCTAAGTGGAGAAATTAGACTCGGAAATCATCACCATTATTCTCGCTCTGGTAGTGCTTTCTATCAACGTCCAGAAGAAGTCAATGTTATCCATGCAACTTCAGATGCTTTGATTTATCGAGCTTCTGTGTCAGCCAGAGTTTTTTCTTAA